In a single window of the Mus musculus strain C57BL/6J chromosome 6, GRCm38.p6 C57BL/6J genome:
- the 0610030E20Rik gene encoding UPF0561 protein C2orf68 homolog isoform X1, with product MKVLKFRKHLCSAAPGPTQPEKGHRSRKPRSAAGSHGPQPKALIPRQLWRLRRFCTQHTNGGGPGSRAGVVLQARRASGHEPRLRTPHPSEPARSVPPRPRPGPARFGRVTAPDSRSAPRRDDYDKKVKQAAKEKARRRHTPAPTRPRKPDLQVYLPRHRDGSTHPVNPDCEEASESSSSGSSELEPPGRQLFCLDYEADSGEVTSVIVYQDDDPGRVSEAVSAHTPLDPAMREALRSRIQEELAKRQSRH from the exons ATGAAGGTTCTCAAATTTCGAAAGCATCTCTGCTCCGCTGCGCCTGGCCCTACGCAACCGGAAAAAGGGCATCGGAGCCGGAAGCCGAGGTCGGCGGCCGGAAGTCATGGTCCGCAGCCGAAGGCCCTAATTCCGCGGCAGTTGTGGCGGTTACGGCGGTTCTGTACCCAGCATACGAATGGAGGCGGCCCAGGATCACGGGCCGGGGTTGTGCTGCAAGCCCGGCGGGCGTCTGGACATGAGCCACGGCTTCGTACACCACATCCGTCGGAACCAGCTCGATCGGTACCGCCCCGCCCCAGGCCCGGCCCGGCCCGATTCGGCCGGGTGACAGCGCCTGACTCCCGCTCGGCTCCCCGCAGGGACGACTACGACAAGAAGGTGAAGCAGGCGGCCAAGGAGAAGGCGAGGAGGCGCCACACGCCCGCGCCCACGCGGCCCCGCAAGCCAGACCTACAAGTGTACCTGCCGCGCCACCGAG ATGGCTCCACCCACCCCGTGAACCCAGACTGTGAGGAAGCCAGTGAAAGCAGCAGTAGTGGAAGCTCCGAGCTAGAGCCTCCTGGCCGCCAGCTCTTCTGTTTAGACTATGAGGCGGACAGTGGCGAGGTCACTTCAGTTATTGTCTATCAG GACGATGATCCTGGAAGGGTGAGTGAGGCAGTATCAGCACACACACCTCTGGATCCAGCCATGCGGGAGGCCCTCAGATCGCGAATCCAGGAGGAACTTGCAAAACGCCAGAGCCGGCACTGA
- the 0610030E20Rik gene encoding UPF0561 protein C2orf68 homolog, giving the protein MEAAQDHGPGLCCKPGGRLDMSHGFVHHIRRNQLDRDDYDKKVKQAAKEKARRRHTPAPTRPRKPDLQVYLPRHRDGSTHPVNPDCEEASESSSSGSSELEPPGRQLFCLDYEADSGEVTSVIVYQDDDPGRVSEAVSAHTPLDPAMREALRSRIQEELAKRQSRH; this is encoded by the exons ATGGAGGCGGCCCAGGATCACGGGCCGGGGTTGTGCTGCAAGCCCGGCGGGCGTCTGGACATGAGCCACGGCTTCGTACACCACATCCGTCGGAACCAGCTCGATCG GGACGACTACGACAAGAAGGTGAAGCAGGCGGCCAAGGAGAAGGCGAGGAGGCGCCACACGCCCGCGCCCACGCGGCCCCGCAAGCCAGACCTACAAGTGTACCTGCCGCGCCACCGAG ATGGCTCCACCCACCCCGTGAACCCAGACTGTGAGGAAGCCAGTGAAAGCAGCAGTAGTGGAAGCTCCGAGCTAGAGCCTCCTGGCCGCCAGCTCTTCTGTTTAGACTATGAGGCGGACAGTGGCGAGGTCACTTCAGTTATTGTCTATCAG GACGATGATCCTGGAAGGGTGAGTGAGGCAGTATCAGCACACACACCTCTGGATCCAGCCATGCGGGAGGCCCTCAGATCGCGAATCCAGGAGGAACTTGCAAAACGCCAGAGCCGGCACTGA
- the Tmem150a gene encoding transmembrane protein 150A: MTAWILLPVSLSAFSITGIWTVYAMAVMNRHVCPVENWSYNESCSPDPAEQGGPKSCCTLDDVPLISKCGTYPPESCLFSLIGNMGAVMVALICLLRYGQLLEQSRHSWINTTALITGCTNAAGLVVVGNFQVDHAKSLHYIGTGVAFTAGLLFVCLHCVLFYHGATTPLDMAMAYLRSVLAVIAFITLVLSGVFFLHESSQLQHGAALCEWVFVLDILIFYGTFSYEFGTISSDTLVAALQPAPGRACKSSGSSSTSTHLNCAPESIAMI; this comes from the exons ATGACCGCCTGGATCCTCCTTCCTGTCAGCCTGTCAGCCTTCTCCATCACCGGCATATGGACTGT GTATGCCATGGCCGTGATGAACCGCCACGTGTGCCCAGTGGAGAACTG GTCCTACAATGAATCCTGCTCTCctgaccctgctgaacaagggggccCTAAGAGCTGCTGCACCCTGGATGATGTTCCTCTCATCAG CAAGTGTGGCACATACCCCCCGGAGAGCTGCCTCTTCAGCCTCATTGGCAACATGGGTGCTGTTATGG tggccctCATCTGCCTCCTTCGGTACGGGCAGCTCCTGGAACAGAGCCGGCACTCCTGGATCAATACCACTGCACTCATCACTGGTTGCACCAACGCTGCAGGCCTCGTGGTGGTCGGCAATTTTCAG GTGGACCATGCCAAGTCTCTACACTACATCGGAACTGGTGTGGCCTTCACTGCTGGGCTGCTCTTTGTGTGCCTGCACTGTGTTCTCTTCTACCATGGGGCCACCACCCCCCTGGACATGGCTATGGCCTACCTTCGAAGTGTGCTGGCTGTCATCGCCTTCATCACCCTGGTCCTTA GTGGAGTCTTCTTCCTCCACGAGAGTTCTCAGCTCCAGCATGGAGCTGCTCTGTGTGAATGGGTGTTTGTCCTCGATATCCTCATTTTCTATGGCACCTTCAGCTATGAGttcgggacaatctcctcagacaCACTGGTGGCCGCACTACAGCCTGCCCCGGGCAGGGCCTGTAAGTCCTCTGGGAGCAGCAGCACCTCTACCCACCTCAACTGTGCTCCCGAGAGTATTGCCATGATCTGA